In Amycolatopsis jiangsuensis, the following proteins share a genomic window:
- a CDS encoding ABC transporter substrate-binding protein has protein sequence MKNRKTLLAGLCGVSLLLAACGTSGSDSAGSAPGAQGFTPPKLAAMTQLGQPEGQLNVLAWPGYAENGSNDPKVNWVTPFEQQTGCKVNVKPFGTSDEAVTLMKTGQYDVVSASGDASLRLVASGDVEPVNTALVPNYNDVYPFLKNKSWNSVNNVSYGIPHGWGANVLTWRTDKVSPEPTSWSPMFDQNSPYKGKIIAYDSPIYIADAAVYLMAHQPDLGIKNPYALDDKQFNAAVDLLKKQRPQVEEYWSDYLKETQSLKSGDGTIGTAWQVTVNLAKSEGAPLQSTVPSEGATGWSDTWMVSAKSQHKTCAYKWMDYIVSPKVNAQVAEYFGEAPANSKACAEFEDKSLCDTYHANDAAYAAKIQYWTTPIPQCLDGRTDVKCKDYGDWTRAWTEIKG, from the coding sequence ATGAAGAACAGGAAGACGCTGCTCGCGGGTCTGTGCGGCGTGAGCCTCCTGCTCGCGGCCTGCGGCACGTCGGGTTCCGACTCCGCGGGGTCGGCGCCGGGCGCTCAGGGCTTCACCCCGCCCAAGCTCGCCGCGATGACCCAGCTGGGTCAGCCGGAGGGCCAGCTGAACGTGCTCGCGTGGCCGGGCTACGCCGAGAACGGCTCGAACGACCCGAAGGTCAACTGGGTCACGCCGTTCGAGCAGCAGACCGGGTGCAAGGTCAACGTCAAGCCGTTCGGCACGTCCGACGAGGCCGTGACACTCATGAAGACCGGCCAGTACGACGTGGTCTCCGCCTCCGGGGACGCCTCGCTGCGGCTGGTCGCCTCCGGCGACGTGGAGCCGGTGAACACCGCGCTCGTGCCGAACTACAACGACGTCTACCCGTTCCTCAAGAACAAGTCGTGGAACAGCGTCAACAACGTCTCCTACGGCATCCCGCACGGCTGGGGCGCCAACGTGCTGACCTGGCGCACCGACAAGGTGAGCCCGGAGCCGACTTCGTGGTCGCCGATGTTCGACCAGAACTCGCCCTACAAGGGCAAGATCATCGCCTACGACTCCCCGATCTACATCGCCGACGCCGCGGTGTACCTGATGGCCCACCAGCCGGACCTGGGCATCAAGAACCCGTACGCGCTGGACGACAAGCAGTTCAACGCCGCGGTCGACCTGCTGAAGAAGCAGCGCCCGCAGGTCGAGGAGTACTGGTCGGACTACCTCAAGGAAACCCAGTCGCTCAAGAGTGGCGACGGCACGATCGGCACCGCCTGGCAGGTGACGGTCAACCTGGCCAAGAGCGAGGGCGCGCCGCTGCAGTCCACGGTGCCGAGCGAAGGCGCGACGGGCTGGTCGGACACCTGGATGGTGTCGGCGAAGTCGCAGCACAAGACCTGTGCCTACAAGTGGATGGACTACATCGTCAGCCCGAAGGTGAACGCGCAGGTCGCCGAATACTTCGGTGAGGCGCCGGCGAACTCCAAGGCGTGCGCGGAGTTCGAGGACAAGTCGCTGTGCGACACCTACCACGCCAACGACGCCGCGTACGCGGCCAAGATCCAGTACTGGACCACGCCGATCCCGCAGTGCCTCGACGGCCGCACGGACGTCAAGTGCAAGGACTACGGCGACTGGACCCGGGCCTGGACCGAGATCAAGGGCTGA
- a CDS encoding ABC transporter permease translates to MSKTARVLLWTALGIGFAVIYFPLLVVLLNSVNADTTFGWPPKHFTLEWWGRAVGNEGALHALWTSVLVGLVATAIALTLGTMAAFALQKYRFFGRNSLSLLVVLPIALPGIVTGIALNNAFRTILGIDLGLITVIVAHATFCIVVVFNNVVARLRRMGGNLEEASMDLGADGITTFRLVTFPMLRSALLAGGLLAFALSFDEIIVTTFTLGTGMETLPIWIYNNLFRPNQAPVVNVVAAVLIIVSTVPVYLAQRLSGGDSSSGGRI, encoded by the coding sequence ATGTCGAAGACCGCCCGGGTGCTGCTGTGGACCGCACTCGGGATCGGGTTCGCGGTGATCTACTTCCCGCTGCTGGTGGTCCTGCTGAACTCGGTCAACGCGGACACCACGTTCGGCTGGCCGCCGAAGCACTTCACCCTCGAATGGTGGGGCCGCGCGGTCGGGAACGAGGGCGCGCTGCACGCGTTGTGGACCAGCGTGCTGGTCGGCCTCGTGGCCACCGCGATCGCGCTCACGCTGGGCACGATGGCCGCGTTCGCCCTGCAGAAGTACCGGTTCTTCGGGCGGAACTCGCTGTCGTTGCTGGTGGTGCTGCCGATCGCGCTGCCCGGCATCGTCACCGGGATCGCGCTGAACAACGCGTTCCGCACCATCCTCGGCATCGACCTCGGCCTGATCACGGTGATCGTCGCGCACGCCACGTTCTGCATCGTGGTGGTGTTCAACAACGTCGTGGCCCGGTTGCGCCGGATGGGCGGGAACCTGGAAGAGGCGTCGATGGACCTCGGCGCGGACGGCATCACGACGTTCCGGCTGGTCACTTTCCCGATGCTGCGCTCGGCCCTGCTGGCCGGCGGGCTGCTCGCGTTCGCGCTGTCCTTCGACGAGATCATCGTGACGACGTTCACCCTCGGCACCGGCATGGAAACGCTGCCGATCTGGATCTACAACAACCTGTTCCGGCCCAACCAGGCCCCGGTGGTGAACGTGGTGGCGGCGGTGCTGATCATCGTCTCGACGGTGCCGGTGTACCTGGCACAGCGCCTTTCCGGCGGCGACAGCTCCAGCGGCGGCCGGATCTGA
- a CDS encoding ABC transporter permease — MTAVSPPSRRVSAFFHRKPRLRLGMLLSAPMLWLGLAYLGALAALFITAFWSTDVFTGKVVTDWSLDNFVTLFSDSVYRTITLRTVGIALLVTVIDAVIAFPMAFAMAKLASPRAQRLLVIAVMTPLWASYLVKAYAWRTLLSGNGVLNWLLKPFGGTGPGYGVTATVITLCYLWLPYMILPIYAGLERLPDSLVDASGDLGARTFRTFRSVILPLTFPAIVAGSIFTFSLSLGDYIAVKIVGGTSQMLGNVVYDNIGAANNLPFAATVALVPVVIMLVYLAAVRRTGALDNL, encoded by the coding sequence ATGACCGCCGTGAGCCCGCCGAGCCGCCGCGTTTCGGCCTTCTTCCACCGCAAGCCCCGGCTGCGCCTCGGGATGCTGCTCAGCGCACCGATGCTCTGGCTCGGGCTGGCCTACCTCGGCGCGCTCGCCGCACTGTTCATCACCGCCTTCTGGTCCACCGACGTGTTCACCGGCAAGGTGGTCACCGACTGGTCGCTGGACAACTTCGTCACGCTGTTCAGCGATTCGGTGTACCGCACCATCACGCTGCGCACGGTCGGGATCGCCCTGCTGGTCACGGTGATCGACGCGGTGATCGCGTTCCCGATGGCCTTCGCCATGGCCAAGCTCGCTTCCCCGCGTGCGCAACGGCTGCTGGTGATCGCGGTGATGACACCGCTGTGGGCGAGCTACCTGGTGAAGGCCTACGCGTGGCGAACCCTGTTGTCCGGCAACGGAGTGCTGAACTGGCTGCTGAAGCCGTTCGGCGGCACCGGGCCGGGTTACGGCGTGACCGCCACGGTGATCACGTTGTGCTACCTCTGGCTGCCCTACATGATCCTGCCGATCTACGCCGGCCTCGAGCGGCTGCCGGACTCACTGGTGGACGCCTCCGGCGACCTGGGCGCACGCACGTTCCGCACGTTTCGGTCGGTGATCCTCCCGCTGACCTTCCCGGCCATCGTGGCCGGCTCGATCTTCACGTTCTCCCTGTCGCTGGGCGACTACATCGCGGTGAAGATCGTCGGCGGCACGTCGCAGATGCTCGGCAACGTCGTCTACGACAACATCGGCGCGGCCAACAACCTGCCGTTCGCGGCGACGGTGGCGCTGGTCCCGGTCGTGATCATGCTCGTCTACCTGGCCGCGGTGCGCCGCACCGGCGCGCTGGACAACCTCTAG